The DNA segment CGATGGACCAGCGGCTGGTGGAGGCGGCCGGGCTCGGCTGCGCGCTGGCCCTGGCGCCCGGGGAGCTGTGGGAGCCGCTCGCCGGGGAGGAGCGGGCGCGGCTCGCCGCCTGGCTGCGCCGGGCCGCGCGGGCCGCACGCGTCCCCGACAACAACTGGCATCTGTTCCCCGTGATGGCGGAGCTGGGCCTGACCGCGGTCGGGGAGCGGCCCGAACCCGGACTCGCCGAGCGGGCGTTGGCGCGCGTGGAGGACTTCTACCGGGGCGGCGGCTGGTATTCGGACGGCCCGGAGGGCAAACCCTGTGACTATTACGGACCTTGGGCCCTGCACCTGTACTCGCTGCTGTACACGACGCTCGCGCCGGACGCCGGTCCGGCGGTCGTGGCGCGGGTGCGGGAGCGGGCCGCGCTGTTCGCCGGGGAGTTCCGGCACTGGTTCGCGGCCGACGGCGCGGCGCTGCCCTTCGGCCGCAGTCTGACGTACCGGTTCGCGCAGTGCGCGTTCTGGGGCGCGCTCGCGCACGCGGGTGTCGAGGCGCTGCCCTGGGGGGTGCTGCGCGGGCTGTGGGCCCGGAATCTGCGCTGGTGGGCGCGGCAGCCGGTGTTCGCGGCCGACGGCACGCTGTCGGTCGGCTACGCCTACCCGAATCTGTTCATGAGCGAGCAGTACAACGCGGCGGGCTCCCCGTACTGGGCGTTCAAGGCGTTCCTGCCGCTCGCCCTGCCCGCCGACCACCCGTTCTGGACCGCCGAGGAGGAGCCGCCGCCCGCCCCGGGCGCGGTGCACCCCCAGCCGGAGGCGGGTCTGCTCGTTTTGCACGGCGGCGGGCACACCACGGCGCTGGCCGCCTGCGACGCGGACACCTGGGTGCGCAACGCGCCGGGTAAGTACGGCAGGTTCGCGTACTCCACGGCCTTCGGCTGCTCCGTCTCCACCGGGCCGCTCGGCGCGGAGGCCGCCGCCCCCGACAGCGCCCTGCTGCTCAGCGAGGACGGCCTGTACTGGCGCTCCCGGATCGCCTGCGCCTCCCGCTCCGTGACCGCCGACCGGGTGCGGGCCCGCTGGCACCCCTGGCCCGATGTCACCGTCGACACCTGGCTGCTGCCCGCCGGACCCGGCCGGCATATCCGCGTCCACCGCCTGGCCACGCCCCGCCCGCTGCACACGGTGGAGGGCGGCTTCGCGGTCCCCCTGGAGGGCGCCGCCACCCGGGCCGAGGGCGCCGCCGCGCGGGCCGGGTGCGGTGACCTCGCCAGCGCCGTGACCGATCTCCTCGGGGCGCGTACCGGCGAGATCATGCTCCCCGACCCCGGCAGCCATCTCCTCTGGCCCCGTACGGCGCTGCCCGTGCTGCGGGGTCAACTGCCGCCCGGCACGCACTGGTTGGCCGCCGAGGTCCATGCCACCGCCGACGGCGGCGCCCCCGGGACGGACCCGTTCGACTGGCGCGCCCTGCCCGGTCTCCCCCGCGCCCTGCGCGAGGCGCTCCCGGACGCGGAAGGACCCGCCTCTTGAGCCGCCCGGTCCGCGGTGCGGCCGGCCCAGGTACGGCCGGCCCGCGGGAGCCGCTCAGGCAGGGCGTTTCCGCGCGGCCGTCTTCTTCGCCGCCGTCTTCTTCCCCGTGCTCCCCGCGCCCGACTTCGCGGTGCCCGACCTCGCGGCGCTCTTCTTGGCCGGCTCGGCCGACTTCGAGGTGGACTTCCGCGCCGGGGCCTTCTTGGCGGTCGTCTTCTTCGCGGTGGAGGTGGACTTCTTGGTGCCGGTCTCCTTGGGGGTGGACCGGCGGTCGGGCAGGGGTCTGACCTCGGCCTCCCCCGCCGGTTCGCGGGATTCGCGGGCGGCGCGGACGCTGTTCTCCAGGGCGGCCATCAGGTCGAGGACCTTGCCGCCCTCCGCCGGCTCGGGGGCCTGCGGGGGCGCCTCCCCCGCGGCCTTGGCGGCGATGACCTCCTCCAGGGCCTCCCGGTACTCGTCGTGCAGATCCGCCATCTCGACCTCGCCGAGGGTGTCCATCAGGGCGTCCGCGAGGTCGAGTTCCTTGTCCCGGATCTTGACGTCCACGTCCGGGGCGACCCCCTCGGGGGCCCGCACTTCGTCCGGCCAGAGCAGGGCGTGCATGGCGATCGCGTCGCCGACCACCCGCAGCATCCCGAGCCGCTCCCGCCCGCGCAGGGCGAACTTGGCGATGGCGACCTTGTTGCTGCGCTTCAGGGCCTCGCGCAGCAGGGTGTACGGCTTGGCGGCGGGGGCGCCGCTCGCGGCGAGGTAGTACGCCGCCCCCATCTGGAGCGGGTCGATCTTGTCGGCCGGCACGAAGGCGACGATCTCGATGGTGCGGGCCGTCGGGATCGGCAGATGGGACAGGTCATCGTCGGTGATCGGGACGATGGTGCCGTCCGCGTCCTCGTACGCCTTGCCGATCTCGGACTGGGCGACCTCGCGGTCCTCCACCTCGCACACCTTGCGGTAGCGGATGCGGCCGTTGTCCTCGGTGTGGATCTGGCGGAAGGAGATCGCATGGCTCTCGGTCGCGTTGACCAGCTTGATCGGGATGCTGACCAGCCCGAAGGAGATGGCGCCGTTCCATATCGATCGCACGTGCCGCACCCTTCCTTTGCCATGGGGACCGGTTTGTCTGGGATTGTCATCCTATGACGCCTATCACAGAGGTGGAGGGGCGGCGGGTCCCGCTGACCAACCTGGAGAAGGTGCTGTATCCGGAGACCGGCTTCACCAAGGCGGAGCTGGTGCACTACTACGCGACCACCGCCGAGGCGCTGCTCCCGCACTTGCGTGACCGCGCGGTGTCCTTCCTGCGCTATCCCGACGGCCCCGGCGGCCAGGTGTTCTTCACCAAGAACGTGCCGCCGGGTACGCCCGAGTGGGTCACGACCGCCGAGGTGCCGAGGTCGTCGGCGGACAGCCCGGCCCGGATGGTCGTCGTACAGGATCTGCCGAGCCTGGTGTGGGCGGCGAACCTGGTCACCGAGTTCCACACCCACCAGTGGCTGGTGGGCTCGCCCGACGAGGCCGACCGGCTGGTGTTCGACCTCGACCCCGGGGCGCCGGCGACCGTCGTGCAGTGCTGCGAGGTGGCCCTGTGGCTGCGCGAGCGGCTCGCGGCGGACGGGATCGAGGCGTACCCGAAGACGGCCGGGTCCAAGGGGCTGCACCTGCTGGCGGCGGTGTCCGGCGCCTCTCCGGAGCGGACCAGCGAGTACGCCAGGGCGCTCGCGGTGGAGGCGGAGCGTGCGCTGCCCCGGCTGGTGGTGCACCGGATGACCAGGAGCCTGCGGCCCGGGAAGGTGTTCGTGGACTGGAGCCAGAACGCGGCCCGCAAGACCACCGCCACCCCCTACACTCTGCGCGCCCGCCATGCCCCGCTGGTCTCCGCGCCGGTGACCTGGGAGGAGGTCGCCGAGTGCCGCTCACCGGAGCGGCTGGAGTTCCGGGCCGAGGACATCGCCCCGCGCCTGCGGGAGCACGGCGACCTGATGGCCCCCCTGCTGGACCGGCGCCGGGCCGCACCCCTCCCGGAACCCGCCTAGGCGCGCCGGTCTGGGGCGGGCGTATCCGTACGCCCGGTCTCGGGCGTGCGTATCCGTACGTCCGGCCGACGGACCCCCCTCGTCTACTGCGTTCTCAGTACGCCGGACTGTCGGCAGCCGCACGACGACAGGCCGCCCTTCGCACAGCCACGCTGGACAGACGTTCCAATCATCAGATGTGGAGATCTTCTGTCGTGGCTACTTTTCTCTGTCGCGTGGGCCGGCTGGCCTTCAGGCGGCGCTGGCGCGTCGTCCTGGTCTGGGCGGCTGTTCTGGTCGCCACGGGGCTGGGCGCCCTGAAGGCTCCGGCGGCCGTCGACGACGGGCTCTCGATGCCGGGCATCGAGTCCCAGAAGGCTTTCGACCTCCTGGAGGAGCGCTTCCCCGGCGAGACGGCCGACACCGCGTCCGCGACGATCGTCTTCATCGCCCCGGCCGGAGAGAAGATCACCGCGGCCGGGCACGAGCGGACCGTCGAGAAGGCCGTCGCCGAGCTCGGCCGGGGCGCGCACGTGGCGAGCGCCGACAACCCCTTCACGGCGGGCGGGGTCGGCGCGAACGGCACGACCGCGTTCACCACCGTCACCTTCAAGATCGCCGCCGGCGATCTGACCGATGCCGACCGGGCGCCGGTGCGGCGGACCATCGCCGAGGCCAGGCACTCCGGGCTGACCGTGGAGACCAGCGGTTCGGCACTCTCCGAGGGCGGCGGTCCGGGCGGCACCGCCGAACTGGTCGGCATATCGGTCGCCGCCCTCGTGCTCCTCCTCACCTTCGGCTCCCTCGCGGCCGCCGGGCTCCCCCTGCTGACGGCCGTCGTCGGCGTCGGCGTGAGCATGGCCGCGATCCTCGTCCTGTCCAGCCCGCTGGGCCTGTCCGACACCACCGGCACCCTGGCCATGATGCTGGGCCTCGCCGTCGGCATCGACTACGCGCTGTTCATCGTCTCCCGCTACCGGGAGGAACGCGCCGGAGGGCGCACGGCCCGGGAGGCGAGCGAGACGGCCGTCGCCACGGCCGGTTCCTCCGTCGTGTTCGCGGGCCTGACCGTCGTGATCGCCCTGGCCGGTCTCTCGGTGGTCGGGGTGCCGATGCTCACCGAGATGGGACTGGCCGCCGCCGGTGCCGTCGCCGTCGCCGTCCTGATCGCGCTGACCCTCGTCCCGGCCCTGCTCGGATTCTGGCCGGACGCGGTACTGGCCCGCGGTGTCCGCAGGAACACCGGTGGCCGGCAGAGTTCCGGCGCCGTCCGGTGGGCCAGGTTCGTGCAGCGCCGGCCCGTTCCCGTCCTGCTCCTGGGAATCACCGCTCTCGGTGCCCTCGCCCTGCCGGTGGCGGATCTGCGGCTGGGGATGCCCGGGGACGAATCCCTGCCCCGCACCACCACCGAACGCCGGGCCTACGACGCGCTGGCCGAGGGCTTCGGGCCCGGCTTCAACGGCCCGCTGACCATCGTCGTGGACGCCAAGGACGCCGCGAAACCCCGCGCCGCCGTCGGCACCGTCATCCGGGAGATACACGGCACGAAGGGGGTCGTCTCGGTGTCCGAGCCCCATTTCAACCGGGCCGGGGACACCGCCGTCTTCTCCGCCGTACCGTCCACCGCGCCCACCGCCGAGAAGACCGTCGATCTGGTGAAGGTCATCCGGCACGAGCGCCCCGGCGTCGAGTCCGCCACCGGTGCCCGCTACGAAGTCACCGGCACCACCGCGCTGAACATCGACATGGCCCAGAAGGTCCAGGCGTCGCTCGCCCCCTACCTGATCGTCGTGGTCGGTCTGGCGATCCTGCTGCTGATGATGGTCTTCCGGTCCCTGCTCATCCCGCTCAAGGCGGCCCTCGGTTTCCTGCTGTCCGTACTGGCCTCGCTGGGCGCGGTCGTCATGGTCTTCCAGCAGGGCCACGGCGCCGGGCTGTTCGGCGTGGAGCAGACCGGTCCGATCATGAGCCTGATGCCGGTCTTCCTGGTGGGCATCGTCTTCGGCCTCGCGATGGACTACGAGGTGTTCCTGGTCTCCCGGATGCGGGAGGCGTACGTCCGCGGCGAGACGGCCGACCGGGCCGTCAGGTCCGGCTTCACCCACAGTGCCCGGGTGGTCGTGGCGGCCGCTCTCATCATGATCGCGGTGTTCGCCGGGTTCATCACGGAGAGCGACTCCATGATCAAGATGATCGGTTTCGGACTGGCCGCCGCCGTCCTCTTCGACGCCTTCGTCGTCCGGATGGCCCTGGTGCCCGCGGTGCTCGCCCTGCTCGGCGACAGGGCGTGGTGGCTGCCGGGGCGGCTGGGCCGGGTGCTCCCCCGGATCGATGTGGAGGGCGAGGCCCTCAGCCGGCCGGGGACGGAGGCCGTCCCCGAGACCGCCGCGCGCAACTGACCGGCCGGCGCCGTTCGGGAGGCCGTCCGTCCCGAGGGGCGGACGGCCTCCGAGACGGACAGCCCGCGGGGCCGACCGGAACGGCCATACTGAAACTGGCGCCCACTGACCGGAGAACCAGATGAGAACGGCAACCGAGCGGCCCGGCGCGAACCGTCTGGAGAAGATCGGCGAACGACGCCCCTTCGCCGTCGACCTCGCGGCGGCCCTGGCGCTGCTGGCCTGCGCGGCCTTCGGTATCTGGCTCAACCTGCCCGGCCAGAGACCCCCGGACCACGACAAGGCCGCCGTCGCCCTCATGGGGACGTCCTGCCTCGCCCTGCTCGGGCGCCGGGCCCGTCCGCGCCTCGCCGTCACCGTCTGCGCCGTGTGCGCGGCGGGTACCGCCGCCCTGGGCTATCTGCTCACGCCCCTGCTGCTGGCTCCGCTCATGGGCGCCCTGTACTGGCTCGCCACCCGCACCGGCCCGAGGACCACCCGCCGGTACGGCGTCGCCACCGTGCTCGCCGTGACCCTCACGGCCGTGCTCACCGACCTCTCGGACCCCGTCACGCTGCCCCTGCAGATGTTCGGGCCTGCCTGCTGGCTGGCCCTACCCCTCGTCGCCGGCACCATGGCACGGCTGCGGCGGGCCTACCTGCACGCCGCGCAGCACCGGGCCGAGCACGCCGAGCGCACCCGTGAGGAGGAGGCCCGGCTGCGGGTCGCCGAGGAACGCGTCCGCATCGCCCGCGAGCTCCACGACGTGGTCGCCCACCACATGGCCCTGGCCAACGCGCAGGCCGGCACCGCCGCGCACCTCGCCCTCAGCAACCCCGAGCAGACGCGCAAGATACTCGTGGGCCTGACCGACACGACCTCCTCCGCGCTGCGCGAGCTGAAGGCCACCCTCGGCCTGCTCCGGCAGACCGACGACCCCCGGGCGACTCCTCGCTCAGCCCGCTCCCCGGCCTGGCGCAGCTGCCGGACCTCGTCGAGATGTGCGCGTCGGCGGGTCTGGAGGTCACGGTGACGACCGAGGGAGAACCCGAGCCGCTGTCGCCGGGCGTCGACCTGACCGCCTACCGGATCGTGCAGGAGGCGCTGACCAACGTCGCCAAGCACGCCACCGCCAAGACCGCCCGGGTGCACCTCGCGCACACGGGTTCCCGCCTGTCGATCTCGGTGGCCAACGACGGGCCGCCCCGGCTCCGCACCCCGCGGGACGGCGGTTTCGGCCTGCTGGGGATGCGGGAGCGGGCCCGCTCCGTGGGCGGCGACCTGACCGCGGGACCCCGCCCCCGCGACGGCGGCTACGAGGTCTCCGCGACCCTGCCGCTGTCGCCGCCCGTACGGGAACTCCCGGGAGAGACGGCCGCATGACCATCACCGTGCTGCTCGCCGACGACCAGGCACTGCTGCGGGCCACCTTCCGCATCCTCATCGACTCCTGCCCGGACATGGAGGTGATCGCCGAGGCGTGCGACGGCGCGGAGGCCGTCGCCCTGGCGCGCACCCACCGCCCCGACATCGTCCTCATGGACATCCGCATGCCGGGCACCGACGGCCTCGCCGCCACCTCCGCGCTGTGCGCCGACCCGGACCTCACGGCCACCCGCGTCCTCATCCTGACCACGTTCGAGACGGAGGAGTACGTCGCCCAGGCCCTGCGCGCGGGCGCCAGCGGCTTCCTGGGCAAGGACGTCACCGCCGAGGCCCTCCTGGACGGCCTGCGCACCGTGGCCTCCGGCGAGTCCCTCCTGTCGGCGGCCGCGACCCGCTCCCTCATCACGCGCTTCCTCATGTCGGCCGACCCCGGCGCCCGCCTCGCGGCTCCCGGACGCCTCGCCGGACTCACGGCGCGCGAACGCGAGGTCATGGCCCTGGCCGCGGAAGGTCTCTCGAACTCGGAGATCGCCGAGACCCTCGTCCTGAGCCCGTTCACCGCCCGGACGCACATCCACCGGGCCATGACCAAGCTCGGCGCCCGCGACCGCGCCCAACTCGTCGTCATCGCCTACCAGACGGGACTCGTCCGAGCGACACCCCCTCACCCGTGACGACCGCCCGGAGCGGGAGGAACGGAGAGCCCCGGCCATCCGCCGCGGCACCGCGAACCGCCGGCCCCGGCTCAGAACCGACCAGAGCCCGGCCAGACCCCGCTCAGCCGCCGCCCTAGACCTTCTCCCAAGTGCGGCGGTCCCGGGCCATCGCGTGCAGTGCCGTCACGTCCGCCGGTTTCAGTACGCCGCCCAGCCGGGCCAGCCCCGGCAGCTCCCCGGCGGTCAGCACCCGTATCCCCCGGGGCGCGGCGGTCAGGGTCACCCCGGAGGGGTCCGTCAGGGCGAGCACCGGGCGGACCTCGGCGGTCAGGGCGTAGGCGGCCCGGCCGGCCTGGGCGCGCAGCAGGCGCAGCAGGGGCTCGGCGGCGCGCCGGCCC comes from the Streptomyces sp. SUK 48 genome and includes:
- a CDS encoding DUF2264 domain-containing protein; this encodes MTRERPHPFSGNPLHSRADWQRALLGLCAPLTGAYADDAALAAPGTAYAPRVARLEATVRPLWGLAPLAAGGGHYDGWERLRRAVAAGTDPGHPEYWGEPGAMDQRLVEAAGLGCALALAPGELWEPLAGEERARLAAWLRRAARAARVPDNNWHLFPVMAELGLTAVGERPEPGLAERALARVEDFYRGGGWYSDGPEGKPCDYYGPWALHLYSLLYTTLAPDAGPAVVARVRERAALFAGEFRHWFAADGAALPFGRSLTYRFAQCAFWGALAHAGVEALPWGVLRGLWARNLRWWARQPVFAADGTLSVGYAYPNLFMSEQYNAAGSPYWAFKAFLPLALPADHPFWTAEEEPPPAPGAVHPQPEAGLLVLHGGGHTTALAACDADTWVRNAPGKYGRFAYSTAFGCSVSTGPLGAEAAAPDSALLLSEDGLYWRSRIACASRSVTADRVRARWHPWPDVTVDTWLLPAGPGRHIRVHRLATPRPLHTVEGGFAVPLEGAATRAEGAAARAGCGDLASAVTDLLGARTGEIMLPDPGSHLLWPRTALPVLRGQLPPGTHWLAAEVHATADGGAPGTDPFDWRALPGLPRALREALPDAEGPAS
- a CDS encoding Ku protein yields the protein MRSIWNGAISFGLVSIPIKLVNATESHAISFRQIHTEDNGRIRYRKVCEVEDREVAQSEIGKAYEDADGTIVPITDDDLSHLPIPTARTIEIVAFVPADKIDPLQMGAAYYLAASGAPAAKPYTLLREALKRSNKVAIAKFALRGRERLGMLRVVGDAIAMHALLWPDEVRAPEGVAPDVDVKIRDKELDLADALMDTLGEVEMADLHDEYREALEEVIAAKAAGEAPPQAPEPAEGGKVLDLMAALENSVRAARESREPAGEAEVRPLPDRRSTPKETGTKKSTSTAKKTTAKKAPARKSTSKSAEPAKKSAARSGTAKSGAGSTGKKTAAKKTAARKRPA
- the ligD gene encoding non-homologous end-joining DNA ligase — encoded protein: MTPITEVEGRRVPLTNLEKVLYPETGFTKAELVHYYATTAEALLPHLRDRAVSFLRYPDGPGGQVFFTKNVPPGTPEWVTTAEVPRSSADSPARMVVVQDLPSLVWAANLVTEFHTHQWLVGSPDEADRLVFDLDPGAPATVVQCCEVALWLRERLAADGIEAYPKTAGSKGLHLLAAVSGASPERTSEYARALAVEAERALPRLVVHRMTRSLRPGKVFVDWSQNAARKTTATPYTLRARHAPLVSAPVTWEEVAECRSPERLEFRAEDIAPRLREHGDLMAPLLDRRRAAPLPEPA
- a CDS encoding MMPL family transporter, which produces MATFLCRVGRLAFRRRWRVVLVWAAVLVATGLGALKAPAAVDDGLSMPGIESQKAFDLLEERFPGETADTASATIVFIAPAGEKITAAGHERTVEKAVAELGRGAHVASADNPFTAGGVGANGTTAFTTVTFKIAAGDLTDADRAPVRRTIAEARHSGLTVETSGSALSEGGGPGGTAELVGISVAALVLLLTFGSLAAAGLPLLTAVVGVGVSMAAILVLSSPLGLSDTTGTLAMMLGLAVGIDYALFIVSRYREERAGGRTAREASETAVATAGSSVVFAGLTVVIALAGLSVVGVPMLTEMGLAAAGAVAVAVLIALTLVPALLGFWPDAVLARGVRRNTGGRQSSGAVRWARFVQRRPVPVLLLGITALGALALPVADLRLGMPGDESLPRTTTERRAYDALAEGFGPGFNGPLTIVVDAKDAAKPRAAVGTVIREIHGTKGVVSVSEPHFNRAGDTAVFSAVPSTAPTAEKTVDLVKVIRHERPGVESATGARYEVTGTTALNIDMAQKVQASLAPYLIVVVGLAILLLMMVFRSLLIPLKAALGFLLSVLASLGAVVMVFQQGHGAGLFGVEQTGPIMSLMPVFLVGIVFGLAMDYEVFLVSRMREAYVRGETADRAVRSGFTHSARVVVAAALIMIAVFAGFITESDSMIKMIGFGLAAAVLFDAFVVRMALVPAVLALLGDRAWWLPGRLGRVLPRIDVEGEALSRPGTEAVPETAARN
- a CDS encoding response regulator transcription factor → MTITVLLADDQALLRATFRILIDSCPDMEVIAEACDGAEAVALARTHRPDIVLMDIRMPGTDGLAATSALCADPDLTATRVLILTTFETEEYVAQALRAGASGFLGKDVTAEALLDGLRTVASGESLLSAAATRSLITRFLMSADPGARLAAPGRLAGLTAREREVMALAAEGLSNSEIAETLVLSPFTARTHIHRAMTKLGARDRAQLVVIAYQTGLVRATPPHP